One genomic window of Candidatus Hydrogenedentota bacterium includes the following:
- the obgE gene encoding GTPase ObgE: protein MFVDRARVRVTGGAGGNGCRSFRREKYVPRGGPNGGDGGNGGSVFFEANSRYTSLLDLKYHTHWKGTPGVHGSGSDCHGKNGEDLIIPVPLGTIVKPLDSDDTLADLVEEGQRFLAATGGRGGRGNARFATATERAPQFAELGEPGRDAEYLLELKVIAEVGLVGLPNAGKSTFLAAVTAARPKIAPYPFTTLSPNLGVVSLSDFRTLTIADIPGIIEGAAEGKGLGHDFLRHIERTKVLLFLIDLGDDDPIKTRDILESELAQHSAVFATRPRVFALNKADIPENRERFKKLRKKFDSPWLISGATRESVDHLLEHLWKLVDQLRRDELAEPREPELAEYAYEAPFTVERVEGGFRVNGKVAVRAVRMTNFDNEDAVRHLQKRFKKMGILKALKRLGAEEGATVYVADAELEYHPE from the coding sequence ATGTTCGTCGATCGCGCGCGGGTCCGTGTTACGGGTGGCGCGGGAGGCAATGGCTGCCGCAGCTTTCGCCGCGAAAAATATGTGCCTCGCGGCGGCCCCAACGGCGGCGATGGCGGCAACGGCGGCTCGGTCTTCTTCGAAGCCAACAGCCGATACACCTCGCTTCTCGACCTCAAATACCACACGCATTGGAAGGGCACGCCCGGTGTCCACGGTTCCGGTTCGGACTGCCACGGTAAGAACGGTGAGGACCTGATCATTCCCGTCCCTTTGGGGACGATCGTCAAACCGCTGGACAGCGACGACACACTCGCCGATTTGGTCGAGGAAGGCCAGCGCTTCCTGGCGGCGACCGGCGGGCGTGGCGGGCGCGGAAATGCACGGTTCGCGACCGCCACCGAACGCGCGCCCCAGTTTGCCGAACTCGGCGAACCTGGCCGTGACGCGGAATACCTTCTCGAACTCAAAGTCATAGCCGAAGTCGGCCTCGTCGGCCTGCCAAACGCCGGCAAGTCCACGTTCCTCGCGGCAGTCACCGCCGCGCGTCCGAAGATCGCGCCGTACCCTTTCACCACCCTCTCCCCCAATCTCGGCGTCGTCTCCCTGAGCGACTTCCGCACGCTCACAATCGCCGATATCCCCGGCATCATCGAAGGCGCAGCCGAAGGCAAAGGGCTGGGACACGACTTCCTCCGTCACATCGAACGCACCAAGGTCCTGCTGTTTCTCATCGACCTCGGCGACGACGACCCCATTAAGACCCGCGACATTCTCGAGTCCGAACTCGCGCAGCACAGCGCCGTGTTCGCCACACGCCCGCGCGTTTTCGCGCTCAACAAGGCCGACATTCCCGAAAACCGCGAACGGTTCAAGAAACTCCGGAAGAAGTTCGATTCGCCTTGGCTCATCTCCGGCGCGACGCGGGAAAGCGTCGATCATTTACTCGAGCACCTCTGGAAACTCGTTGACCAATTGCGCCGCGACGAACTGGCCGAGCCAAGAGAACCCGAACTGGCCGAGTACGCATATGAAGCCCCATTTACGGTAGAACGCGTGGAAGGCGGCTTTCGCGTCAACGGCAAAGTCGCCGTCCGCGCCGTACGCATGACCAACTTTGACAACGAAGACGCCGTCCGCCACCTGCAGAAACGCTTCAAAAAAATGGGCATCCTCAAGGCCCTCAAACGGCTCGGCGCCGAAGAAGGCGCAACCGTCTACGTCGCCGACGCCGAATTGGAATATCATCCGGAGTAA
- a CDS encoding aspartate dehydrogenase produces the protein MSQRTMLKMKVGLVGCGNIGADLCIALQRGVIPAEIVALTDIDESRARKLLNSFGLNAIICDLDENAAACDFIVECAQPSVVESVVAAAIRHQRDCLILSVGGLMDHPELIAEAREKGVDVRIPSGAISGLDGVRAAMEAGLHHVMLTTRKPPKGLAGAPYLVENEIDVENLTDAKIVFEGSAREACKAFPHNVNVAAALSLTGIGPDETKVRVIADPRATSNTHEIVVEGAFGMFKTITENLASPRNPKSSYLASLSAVAELRTVASQFVAHHQGLV, from the coding sequence TTGTCTCAACGAACTATGCTGAAGATGAAGGTCGGCCTCGTCGGCTGCGGAAATATTGGCGCGGACTTGTGCATTGCGCTCCAGCGCGGCGTCATTCCCGCCGAGATCGTCGCATTGACGGATATCGATGAATCGCGCGCGCGTAAGCTGCTCAATTCGTTTGGATTGAATGCGATTATCTGCGACTTGGACGAAAATGCGGCGGCCTGCGACTTTATCGTCGAGTGCGCGCAGCCCAGCGTGGTTGAAAGTGTCGTCGCGGCGGCGATTCGCCACCAGCGGGATTGCCTGATCTTAAGCGTGGGCGGTCTGATGGACCACCCCGAGCTGATAGCGGAGGCCCGCGAAAAAGGCGTTGACGTCCGGATTCCATCCGGGGCAATCAGCGGGCTCGACGGCGTTCGCGCCGCGATGGAAGCCGGCCTGCATCACGTGATGTTGACGACGCGCAAGCCGCCCAAGGGACTGGCAGGCGCGCCGTACTTAGTTGAAAATGAGATTGACGTCGAAAACTTGACGGACGCGAAAATCGTGTTCGAGGGATCCGCGCGCGAGGCGTGCAAAGCGTTTCCGCACAACGTAAACGTAGCGGCTGCGTTGAGCCTCACCGGCATCGGCCCCGACGAAACGAAAGTACGCGTCATCGCCGACCCGCGCGCGACCTCGAACACCCACGAGATCGTGGTCGAAGGCGCGTTCGGCATGTTTAAGACAATTACGGAAAATCTGGCGTCACCGCGGAACCCGAAATCGAGTTACCTGGCGTCACTGTCGGCGGTCGCGGAATTGCGCACGGTCGCGAGCCAGTTTGTTGCGCACCATCAAGGGTTGGTTTAA
- the rpmA gene encoding 50S ribosomal protein L27, with protein sequence MATKKAGGSSRNGRDSASQRLGIKRFGGEAVRAGNILVRQRGTTFFPGTNVGIGKDDTLFALIDGVVRFRQTRKDRKCVDVIEAAAE encoded by the coding sequence ATGGCAACAAAGAAAGCCGGCGGCAGTTCACGTAACGGCCGCGATTCCGCATCGCAACGTCTCGGCATTAAGCGCTTCGGCGGCGAAGCCGTGCGCGCGGGCAATATCCTCGTGCGCCAGCGCGGCACCACATTCTTCCCCGGCACAAACGTCGGCATCGGCAAAGACGACACCTTGTTCGCTCTAATCGACGGCGTCGTGCGGTTCCGCCAAACGCGGAAGGACCGCAAGTGCGTCGACGTCATTGAAGCGGCCGCGGAGTAG
- the rplU gene encoding 50S ribosomal protein L21 has product MYAVVTTGGKQIKVAKGDQVRVEKIEAPVGDRIELGNVRLVAKDDGIVVDPKKLADAKVVCEVTEQDKSKKILVYKKKRRKGFQRTKGHRQPYTQLKVTDIVL; this is encoded by the coding sequence ATGTACGCAGTGGTTACGACGGGCGGCAAGCAGATTAAGGTCGCGAAGGGCGACCAAGTCCGCGTCGAGAAGATCGAGGCGCCGGTCGGCGACCGCATCGAGTTGGGAAATGTCCGCCTCGTCGCAAAGGACGACGGAATTGTCGTCGATCCGAAAAAGCTCGCGGACGCGAAGGTAGTATGCGAGGTGACCGAGCAGGATAAGTCGAAAAAAATCCTCGTGTACAAGAAGAAACGCCGCAAAGGTTTTCAGCGCACGAAGGGCCATCGCCAACCATACACGCAATTGAAAGTCACGGACATCGTTCTGTAG
- a CDS encoding tetratricopeptide repeat protein, with product MPTMINCPYCGKLTDPQLDSCVHCGGFLKKQTGPRPARRSSASSQTCTNCGALIQEGDIICVACGTNLLTGQKIADERKQQAAKAPVVQSNTRYYVIGGVLAALIILVAIIVAMSMMGDPVARAKRLANSGRTLDAIRLLETHTAKNTGDAAAFFEMGKLFWLSNDMAAAAQNFEKAARLDSSDGEATRLAVVSYAQSKTPGSASSQIDLLERAVQANPGDGDLQYLLGLARGVNKDVAGQAQALEAAQGLAAGNPDVQRASAIAKALQNDLPGAEAQLLSADPSSPDSLAAAGIVASLKGDKASASRNLQDAVAKGTVIENESLTRLGLLLIEEGNYGEALNKLNDAATKNPANDTAKYFRAICLDRQRLTAQALADYESLAEQAGPYQSKAAVQAARLYLTQQNPDRALQILGRVTAPTIPSDVAELETVRGRATMLLNDPDGAQASFRKATQADPNYAPAHLETGLLLIQRQDLSEGIRELDRYLKLVDQNDPDAGASQVKALIEQLQRSVDSGRTAGGPGVAIEPAASANERGVS from the coding sequence GTGCCAACCATGATCAATTGCCCGTATTGCGGCAAGCTTACCGACCCGCAACTCGATAGTTGTGTGCACTGCGGTGGGTTTCTGAAGAAGCAAACGGGCCCGAGGCCTGCGCGCCGCTCGTCGGCGTCCAGCCAGACCTGCACCAACTGTGGCGCGCTCATTCAGGAAGGCGACATTATTTGTGTCGCGTGCGGGACGAACCTGCTCACGGGGCAGAAGATAGCGGACGAACGGAAGCAGCAGGCGGCGAAGGCGCCGGTCGTGCAGAGCAATACGCGATACTACGTAATCGGCGGCGTGCTTGCCGCGTTAATCATTCTGGTCGCGATCATCGTGGCCATGTCGATGATGGGCGATCCAGTCGCACGCGCGAAACGGCTCGCGAACAGCGGCAGGACGCTCGATGCGATCCGCTTGTTGGAGACGCACACCGCGAAGAACACAGGGGATGCGGCGGCCTTCTTCGAGATGGGCAAGCTGTTCTGGTTGTCGAACGACATGGCAGCGGCGGCGCAGAATTTCGAGAAGGCGGCGCGGCTCGATTCGTCGGACGGTGAAGCGACGCGGCTTGCGGTTGTGAGTTACGCGCAATCGAAAACGCCGGGAAGCGCAAGTTCGCAGATCGATTTGCTCGAGCGGGCGGTGCAGGCAAACCCGGGCGACGGAGACCTGCAGTACCTGTTGGGGCTCGCGCGCGGCGTGAATAAGGACGTCGCCGGGCAGGCGCAGGCGCTCGAGGCCGCGCAGGGTCTGGCGGCGGGCAATCCGGACGTGCAGCGTGCATCCGCCATTGCGAAGGCCCTCCAAAACGATTTGCCCGGCGCCGAAGCCCAATTGCTCAGCGCGGACCCATCGTCGCCCGACAGCCTGGCGGCGGCGGGTATTGTCGCCTCGTTGAAAGGGGACAAGGCGTCCGCAAGCAGGAATCTTCAGGACGCAGTCGCAAAAGGTACGGTAATCGAAAACGAATCCCTTACGCGGCTTGGCCTGCTGCTTATTGAAGAGGGTAATTACGGAGAAGCGCTCAACAAGCTGAACGATGCGGCGACCAAGAATCCAGCGAACGATACGGCGAAGTATTTTCGCGCGATCTGCCTGGATCGTCAGCGGTTGACGGCGCAGGCGCTCGCCGACTACGAGTCGCTCGCGGAGCAGGCGGGTCCGTACCAATCCAAAGCGGCGGTACAAGCTGCGCGCCTGTACCTTACGCAGCAAAATCCCGATCGCGCGCTGCAAATCCTGGGTCGAGTGACTGCGCCGACCATTCCGAGCGACGTTGCGGAGTTGGAGACGGTGCGTGGCCGCGCCACCATGCTGTTGAACGATCCGGACGGCGCGCAGGCGTCGTTCCGCAAGGCCACGCAGGCGGACCCGAATTACGCGCCGGCGCATTTGGAGACGGGGCTGCTGCTGATTCAACGGCAGGACCTCTCGGAGGGCATCCGAGAATTGGATCGGTATTTGAAACTTGTCGACCAAAACGACCCTGATGCCGGCGCATCGCAAGTGAAGGCGCTTATCGAGCAGTTGCAGCGGTCGGTCGATTCGGGACGAACGGCGGGCGGGCCCGGCGTCGCCATTGAACCCGCTGCCAGCGCGAACGAAAGGGGCGTCTCATGA
- a CDS encoding sugar phosphate isomerase/epimerase — protein sequence MKVGIRLGSLGTGSLKKDLQRALAIGVHGVQLRVVDTEIDPRTLSRSGREELADYIDSFEFDVAALSGELGGFGDSSAVDERVSRTRDMLDMCVELRAPLLTADAGAIPDAGSRPYDVLTDTVRALAQHAIERDVRLALTTGTEDVSRLAAFVAHVKSEGLRITYDPAGLRRVGNDPVSQVDTIGRLIAHVYARDAQRGATAEPGAECGLTKGDAQIEEALLRLREAEYDGYLTVAYDRDEDLAAYAVEAVTWLKRQEGVDP from the coding sequence ATGAAAGTCGGTATACGCCTGGGATCGTTGGGAACGGGCAGTCTCAAGAAAGACCTGCAACGTGCATTGGCGATCGGCGTGCACGGCGTCCAATTGCGCGTGGTCGACACCGAGATCGATCCACGTACGTTGTCGCGCAGTGGCCGCGAAGAGTTGGCGGACTACATCGATTCGTTCGAATTTGACGTTGCTGCGTTGTCAGGAGAACTCGGCGGCTTTGGCGACTCCTCGGCCGTCGACGAGCGGGTCAGCCGGACGCGAGACATGTTGGATATGTGCGTCGAACTTCGCGCTCCACTGCTGACCGCGGACGCCGGTGCGATTCCGGATGCGGGCTCGCGTCCATATGACGTACTGACAGACACCGTGCGCGCACTGGCCCAGCACGCAATCGAGCGCGATGTGCGCCTGGCGTTGACGACCGGTACGGAGGATGTGTCGCGATTGGCAGCATTTGTCGCCCATGTCAAAAGCGAAGGACTGCGTATCACATATGATCCCGCGGGATTGCGCAGGGTCGGCAACGATCCGGTTTCACAGGTAGACACCATCGGCAGGCTCATCGCGCATGTTTACGCGAGGGACGCGCAACGCGGCGCCACGGCGGAGCCCGGCGCCGAATGCGGCTTGACGAAGGGCGACGCACAAATCGAGGAAGCCCTCCTTCGCCTGCGCGAGGCGGAGTACGACGGGTATCTTACGGTCGCGTATGACCGCGACGAAGACCTTGCGGCATACGCGGTCGAAGCCGTTACCTGGCTCAAGCGCCAGGAGGGTGTCGATCCCTGA
- a CDS encoding ORF6N domain-containing protein, translating into MMDADLAKLYGVTTKVLLQSVKRNMARFPADFTFVLTRQEFTILRSQIVTSSWGGRRTLPYAFTEQGVAMLSSVLRSERAIAVNIQIMRTFVRIRRMISNNEGLSRRLDALEEKYDGQFKVVFDAIRQIMRPPNPKRNPIGFVKTDKSK; encoded by the coding sequence ATCATGGACGCGGACCTTGCGAAATTGTACGGCGTAACCACAAAGGTGCTACTTCAATCGGTCAAACGAAACATGGCGAGGTTCCCCGCGGACTTCACGTTTGTCCTTACACGGCAGGAGTTTACAATCTTGAGGTCACAAATTGTGACCTCAAGTTGGGGAGGCCGGCGCACGCTCCCGTACGCGTTCACAGAGCAAGGGGTAGCGATGCTATCGAGTGTGCTCCGGAGCGAACGAGCTATAGCCGTCAACATCCAGATCATGCGGACATTTGTGCGCATTCGACGGATGATATCCAACAACGAGGGATTGTCTCGAAGGTTGGACGCTTTGGAAGAGAAATACGACGGACAGTTCAAGGTGGTTTTCGACGCTATTCGGCAGATAATGCGTCCACCTAATCCGAAGCGAAATCCAATCGGCTTCGTCAAGACGGATAAATCAAAGTAA
- a CDS encoding PQQ-like beta-propeller repeat protein: MRIAATLAASFLCLCGLAQELEWTFPLDAPGSAPTLYPNEAGPTGIAVVAGRLVALLDGRGAPKWTADLADDLAGPATVADIDRDGESELLVMSVNGKLICLTATGQPLWERDFNTPTGGFKNVVAADLVAAPGMELVIGFDDGWLNCVGAKGDVLWRFFGDRGRVGGIAAADVDADGAPEIVYGTDNGHVYCLTGDGRVEWRYDELAPYGRSGPNIADANADGKPEVYITRSNVGNATCIMALDAATGAFLWRSKDIQQGYVSNAIVDLDGDGKSEILHGDKGNFLYCENADGSRRWQVELGGRGLFWAPAVGDVDGDGSPEIVAGMRGTDAKTGATVFVIGADGAIESTIKAGSSTNASPALADIDSDGAIELIVVAEGPKNEVQCYSWGKSGAIGWPSIRGKSAMTANSSVPLGAPSDVPLRTPQDRRAREERSVVWGDNTWHVDLPFPASSSTFIEIAVQAEGQPHTTRVYDIKPGQTAVDLRWSYAHGERALVDVRHFDRDQSRFIITANVIPGPVDACGLQELAKEADRVSQARIGARLDALLVSAKLASLRTEADAVRQRAGARAPYDELADAATALRRSAEALRSTIAAFDALGPDNPATFTCSIDENPWDTFDHTTPTPPHAESEVLRITAYQDEFEDAALSLFNLTSESLDVRCQFFEPATSQGRPPGDPKETRAVTLRRALPIRTASGDRVWDALPELDHSRSLTIPGGEGRQLWLTLNTHGMQPGTQTFTLYLSTLGTEPFTRQVPIEFTVWPVALPGTVYRKMNWSNFNFSDASDQAIRDMIDHGINTIYGPGLPTIPVNAAGELAGEIDWSAFDAVMSRIPKHFFLMWGSPAPLKWPGDVPAVDSETHIAGIRTAIHEMNRHLDPLGFGYDQWAFYPMDEPWNTGFTGIPELKAFCSRVKKAEPSAQIYADPAGSTRIEYVSEFKGLIDVWQPEMNILKRDPALVKWFQENSKHFWAYEATGPGKEMLPLGYYRAYAWLAWSLGTEGAGYWVYRGEDTWWPVGGGDWSAVYQSNEFVVPSRRFQADRDGVEDYRALYLLREEAKKARAAGRNAEAIKAETLIDEAVSKVVGWQIGAIDEITRFTRDYELDYGLLLDYRERIAELIVQMRSASSG; this comes from the coding sequence GTGCGAATTGCTGCAACACTTGCCGCGTCGTTTCTGTGCCTATGCGGTTTAGCGCAAGAACTCGAATGGACGTTTCCTCTTGACGCGCCCGGTTCCGCGCCGACACTGTATCCAAACGAAGCTGGGCCGACCGGCATCGCCGTGGTCGCTGGCAGACTCGTTGCGCTGCTCGACGGCCGTGGCGCGCCAAAATGGACGGCGGACCTTGCGGACGATCTCGCGGGGCCTGCGACCGTCGCGGATATCGACCGCGACGGGGAGTCCGAACTGCTCGTCATGTCTGTCAATGGGAAGCTCATCTGTCTAACCGCTACGGGACAACCACTGTGGGAGCGCGACTTCAATACGCCCACCGGCGGTTTCAAGAATGTGGTCGCGGCGGACCTAGTGGCCGCGCCGGGCATGGAACTCGTCATCGGGTTTGACGATGGCTGGCTCAATTGCGTTGGCGCGAAAGGCGACGTGCTGTGGCGCTTCTTCGGCGATAGAGGCCGCGTCGGCGGAATCGCGGCAGCGGACGTGGACGCAGACGGCGCCCCCGAAATCGTGTACGGGACGGACAACGGACACGTGTATTGTCTCACCGGCGATGGGCGCGTCGAGTGGCGTTACGACGAACTCGCGCCCTACGGACGTTCCGGACCAAACATTGCCGACGCGAATGCCGACGGAAAGCCGGAGGTTTACATCACTCGCAGCAATGTCGGGAACGCGACCTGCATTATGGCGCTTGACGCGGCGACCGGAGCATTCCTATGGCGCTCCAAGGATATTCAGCAGGGCTATGTCTCAAACGCCATCGTCGATCTCGATGGCGACGGCAAGTCGGAGATACTTCATGGAGACAAAGGCAACTTTCTTTATTGCGAGAACGCAGACGGCTCGCGCCGCTGGCAGGTGGAGTTGGGCGGGCGCGGGCTGTTCTGGGCGCCGGCGGTTGGCGACGTAGATGGCGACGGCTCACCGGAGATTGTCGCGGGAATGCGCGGCACCGACGCGAAGACCGGGGCAACCGTTTTCGTTATTGGCGCGGACGGCGCAATTGAATCGACCATCAAAGCCGGCAGCTCGACGAACGCCTCGCCCGCGCTCGCCGACATCGACAGTGATGGCGCTATCGAGCTCATCGTCGTAGCCGAAGGCCCGAAGAACGAAGTCCAATGCTACAGTTGGGGAAAGTCCGGTGCGATCGGATGGCCATCGATCCGCGGGAAGTCCGCGATGACCGCGAATTCGAGCGTTCCGCTGGGCGCGCCGTCGGACGTGCCTTTGCGAACTCCGCAAGACCGCCGGGCCCGCGAAGAGCGCAGCGTCGTGTGGGGAGACAATACGTGGCACGTCGATCTGCCGTTCCCCGCGTCATCGTCGACCTTTATTGAAATTGCCGTTCAGGCGGAAGGCCAGCCACACACTACGCGCGTCTACGACATCAAGCCCGGACAAACCGCGGTGGATTTACGCTGGTCGTACGCACACGGTGAGCGGGCGCTCGTCGATGTACGCCACTTCGACAGGGACCAGTCGCGGTTCATCATCACGGCGAACGTAATACCCGGACCCGTTGATGCGTGTGGTTTGCAGGAACTCGCTAAGGAAGCCGACCGTGTTTCGCAGGCGCGCATAGGCGCGAGACTGGACGCACTCCTCGTGTCGGCCAAGCTGGCAAGCCTTCGGACGGAAGCCGATGCGGTACGGCAACGTGCCGGTGCGCGCGCGCCATACGACGAACTTGCTGACGCCGCGACGGCGCTCCGCCGCAGCGCCGAAGCGTTGCGCTCAACCATCGCGGCATTTGACGCACTCGGTCCGGACAATCCCGCCACGTTCACTTGCTCGATAGACGAGAACCCGTGGGACACGTTTGACCATACAACGCCCACGCCGCCACACGCCGAATCCGAGGTCCTTCGCATTACAGCGTATCAGGACGAGTTCGAGGACGCCGCCTTGTCCCTGTTCAACCTGACATCAGAATCGTTGGATGTGCGCTGCCAATTCTTTGAACCCGCAACATCGCAGGGCCGTCCGCCCGGGGACCCGAAGGAGACCCGCGCCGTTACGTTGCGGCGCGCGTTGCCTATCCGAACGGCCTCCGGCGATCGCGTATGGGATGCCTTGCCGGAACTGGACCATTCGCGCTCCTTGACCATTCCCGGTGGCGAAGGCCGCCAACTTTGGCTGACGCTCAACACGCACGGCATGCAGCCGGGCACGCAGACCTTCACGCTATATCTCTCGACCCTGGGCACAGAACCGTTCACGCGGCAGGTGCCCATCGAATTCACGGTTTGGCCCGTCGCGTTGCCCGGCACGGTGTATCGAAAGATGAATTGGAGCAACTTCAATTTCTCGGACGCCTCCGATCAAGCCATACGCGACATGATCGATCATGGCATCAACACAATCTATGGCCCCGGACTCCCCACCATTCCCGTCAACGCGGCCGGCGAACTCGCAGGGGAAATTGATTGGAGTGCATTCGATGCGGTCATGTCGCGCATTCCGAAGCATTTCTTTCTCATGTGGGGAAGTCCGGCCCCGTTGAAGTGGCCGGGCGATGTACCGGCTGTGGACAGCGAAACACACATCGCCGGCATACGAACTGCAATCCACGAAATGAACAGGCATCTCGATCCGTTGGGCTTTGGGTATGACCAGTGGGCCTTCTACCCGATGGACGAGCCGTGGAACACAGGCTTCACCGGCATCCCCGAACTCAAGGCCTTTTGCAGTCGCGTGAAAAAGGCCGAGCCATCGGCGCAGATTTACGCCGATCCGGCGGGCAGCACGCGCATCGAGTATGTGTCCGAGTTCAAAGGGCTAATTGACGTCTGGCAGCCGGAGATGAATATCCTCAAACGCGACCCGGCGCTCGTGAAGTGGTTCCAGGAAAACTCGAAACACTTCTGGGCTTACGAGGCCACCGGGCCAGGCAAAGAAATGTTACCGCTCGGCTACTACCGGGCGTACGCGTGGTTGGCATGGTCGTTGGGCACCGAGGGCGCGGGGTATTGGGTGTACCGCGGAGAAGACACATGGTGGCCGGTGGGCGGCGGCGACTGGTCCGCGGTCTACCAGTCGAACGAATTCGTCGTCCCTTCGCGGCGCTTCCAAGCGGACCGCGACGGCGTCGAAGATTACCGCGCGCTGTACCTCTTGCGCGAAGAAGCCAAGAAAGCACGCGCGGCTGGGCGGAACGCGGAAGCAATCAAGGCGGAAACACTCATTGACGAAGCGGTATCGAAAGTAGTCGGTTGGCAAATCGGCGCTATCGACGAGATCACACGCTTCACCCGCGACTACGAACTCGACTATGGATTGCTCCTGGACTACCGTGAGCGAATCGCGGAGTTGATCGTGCAAATGCGAAGTGCGTCGTCCGGTTAG
- a CDS encoding exo-alpha-sialidase yields MSTRAFSRFERCLTLLLAVAVITLPAAHAGGPKHEPVQVTVFVAGDAGYDTYRIPAVVTTANGTVLAFCEGRRNSASDYGDIDIVLKRSNDKGATWSQHQVIVDDGTMSCNNPAPIVDLRSNTVILVFTKHPGDDREDEILDGSAAPCTVWTMKSVDDGNTWTTPREITQQVSKPEWRWYATGPCHGIRTQRNGRIVVPCNHSLAPNPSTWYSHAIASDDMGETWTLLGAAGPHCNESTLLELPDGGLYLNMRSYHGKNRRHISRSADGGVTWSEPEPDSALVEPVCQAGCLRLDLEGGKPRFLFSNPASTKRERMTVRVSQDACETWSKGRVLHEGPSAYSDLSELSDGTIGCLYERGKKGPYESVYFARFSLGWLDR; encoded by the coding sequence ATGAGTACGCGTGCCTTTTCCCGCTTCGAACGTTGCCTCACCCTGCTGCTCGCAGTGGCTGTGATTACTCTTCCCGCTGCACATGCCGGCGGCCCCAAACACGAACCTGTCCAAGTCACCGTTTTCGTCGCAGGCGATGCAGGGTACGACACGTACCGCATTCCCGCCGTAGTCACAACTGCGAATGGTACGGTGCTCGCCTTCTGCGAGGGGCGTAGGAACAGCGCGAGCGATTACGGCGATATCGACATTGTACTGAAACGGAGCAATGACAAAGGAGCGACATGGTCGCAACACCAGGTCATCGTTGACGACGGCACAATGTCCTGCAACAACCCGGCCCCAATTGTCGATCTAAGGAGCAACACGGTCATCTTGGTCTTTACGAAACATCCGGGCGACGACCGGGAGGACGAAATCCTCGACGGCAGCGCGGCGCCATGCACCGTATGGACAATGAAAAGCGTAGACGACGGGAACACGTGGACAACGCCGCGCGAGATCACGCAACAAGTTAGCAAACCCGAATGGCGGTGGTATGCGACAGGCCCATGTCACGGGATTCGAACGCAACGCAATGGGCGCATCGTCGTGCCCTGCAACCATTCGCTGGCGCCAAACCCTTCAACGTGGTATTCGCACGCGATCGCGAGCGACGACATGGGCGAGACGTGGACGTTGCTTGGCGCAGCCGGACCGCACTGCAACGAATCCACACTGCTCGAACTTCCCGATGGCGGCCTCTACCTCAACATGAGGAGCTATCATGGAAAGAACCGCAGGCACATTTCGCGCAGCGCCGACGGTGGCGTTACCTGGAGCGAACCCGAACCGGACAGCGCGTTAGTAGAGCCGGTGTGTCAGGCGGGTTGCCTTCGTCTCGACCTCGAAGGCGGAAAGCCGCGGTTCCTGTTCAGCAACCCGGCCAGCACGAAACGCGAGCGCATGACCGTGCGCGTGAGCCAGGACGCGTGCGAGACATGGTCAAAAGGGAGGGTGCTGCACGAAGGCCCTTCAGCCTATTCCGATCTCTCGGAACTCAGCGACGGCACTATTGGATGTCTGTACGAGCGCGGCAAGAAGGGCCCATACGAAAGCGTCTACTTCGCTCGGTTCTCGCTGGGCTGGCTCGACCGTTGA